A genomic window from Syngnathus typhle isolate RoL2023-S1 ecotype Sweden linkage group LG18, RoL_Styp_1.0, whole genome shotgun sequence includes:
- the wnt3 gene encoding proto-oncogene Wnt-3 isoform X2: MTNTRLCVRVARSLALGQQYSSLGSQPILCGSIPGLVPKQLRFCRNYIEIMPSVAEGVKLGIQECQHQFRGRRWNCTTIKDNLAIFGPVLDKATRESAFVHAIASAGVAFAVTRSCAEGTSTMCGCDSHHKGPPGEGWKWGGCSEDAEFGVLVSREFADARENRPDARSAMNRHNNEAGRTTILDHMHLRCKCHGLSGSCEVKTCWWAQPDFRMLGDYLKDKYDSASEMVVEKHRESRGWVETLRVKYAFFKHPTERDLVYYEGSPNFCEPNQETGSFGTRDRACNVSSHGIEGCDLLCCGRGHNTRTEKRKEKCHCIFHWCCYVSCQECLRVYDVHTCK, translated from the exons ATGACAAACACCCGCTTATGCGTCCGCGTTGCGAG gTCGCTGGCCCTGGGCCAGCAGTACTCATCTTTGGGCTCCCAACCCATCCTGTGCGGCTCCATCCCGGGCCTGGTGCCCAAGCAGCTGCGCTTCTGCCGCAACTACATCGAGATCATGCCCAGCGTGGCCGAGGGAGTCAAACTGGGCATCCAGGAGTGTCAACACCAGTTCCGCGGGCGCCGCTGGAATTGCACTACCATTAAAGACAACCTGGCCATCTTCGGACCAGTGCTGGATAAAG CAACCAGAGAGTCAGCATTTGTCCACGCTATCGCTTCGGCCGGCGTGGCATTCGCCGTGACGCGATCCTGCGCCGAAGGTACGTCCACCATGTGCGGCTGCGACTCCCACCACAAGGGACCGCCCGGGGAGGGCTGGAAGTGGGGCGGCTGCAGCGAGGACGCCGAGTTTGGTGTGCTGGTCTCCCGAGAGTTCGCGGACGCCCGGGAGAACCGACCGGACGCCCGCTCGGCCATGAATCGGCACAACAACGAAGCGGGACGcacg ACCATCCTGGACCACATGCATCTACGTTGCAAGTGTCACGGCCTGTCGGGGAGCTGTGAGGTGAAGACGTGCTGGTGGGCCCAGCCCGACTTCCGCATGCTGGGCGACTACCTGAAGGACAAGTACGACAGCGCCTCCGAGATGGTGGTGGAGAAGCACCGCGAGTCCCGCGGCTGGGTGGAGACCCTACGCGTCAAGTACGCCTTCTTCAAGCACCCCACAGAGCGCGACCTGGTCTACTACGAGGGCTCGCCTAACTTCTGCGAGCCCAACCAGGAGACGGGCTCCTTCGGGACGCGGGACCGTGCCTGCAACGTGTCGTCGCACGGCATCGAGGGCTGCGACCTGCTGTGCTGCGGTCGCGGGCATAACACCCGGACTGAGAAGCGCAAGGAGAAGTGCCACTGCATCTTCCACTGGTGCTGCTACGTTAGCTGCCAGGAGTGCCTGCGCGTTTACGATGTACACACGTGCAAATGA
- the wnt3 gene encoding proto-oncogene Wnt-3 isoform X1, whose amino-acid sequence MDLYLIGYLLCVWLCGSRVLGGYPIWWSLALGQQYSSLGSQPILCGSIPGLVPKQLRFCRNYIEIMPSVAEGVKLGIQECQHQFRGRRWNCTTIKDNLAIFGPVLDKATRESAFVHAIASAGVAFAVTRSCAEGTSTMCGCDSHHKGPPGEGWKWGGCSEDAEFGVLVSREFADARENRPDARSAMNRHNNEAGRTTILDHMHLRCKCHGLSGSCEVKTCWWAQPDFRMLGDYLKDKYDSASEMVVEKHRESRGWVETLRVKYAFFKHPTERDLVYYEGSPNFCEPNQETGSFGTRDRACNVSSHGIEGCDLLCCGRGHNTRTEKRKEKCHCIFHWCCYVSCQECLRVYDVHTCK is encoded by the exons ATGGATTTGTACCTGATTGGATATTTGCTGTGCGTGTGGCTTTGCGGCTCGCGGGTGCTCGGAGGCTATCCCATCTGGTG gTCGCTGGCCCTGGGCCAGCAGTACTCATCTTTGGGCTCCCAACCCATCCTGTGCGGCTCCATCCCGGGCCTGGTGCCCAAGCAGCTGCGCTTCTGCCGCAACTACATCGAGATCATGCCCAGCGTGGCCGAGGGAGTCAAACTGGGCATCCAGGAGTGTCAACACCAGTTCCGCGGGCGCCGCTGGAATTGCACTACCATTAAAGACAACCTGGCCATCTTCGGACCAGTGCTGGATAAAG CAACCAGAGAGTCAGCATTTGTCCACGCTATCGCTTCGGCCGGCGTGGCATTCGCCGTGACGCGATCCTGCGCCGAAGGTACGTCCACCATGTGCGGCTGCGACTCCCACCACAAGGGACCGCCCGGGGAGGGCTGGAAGTGGGGCGGCTGCAGCGAGGACGCCGAGTTTGGTGTGCTGGTCTCCCGAGAGTTCGCGGACGCCCGGGAGAACCGACCGGACGCCCGCTCGGCCATGAATCGGCACAACAACGAAGCGGGACGcacg ACCATCCTGGACCACATGCATCTACGTTGCAAGTGTCACGGCCTGTCGGGGAGCTGTGAGGTGAAGACGTGCTGGTGGGCCCAGCCCGACTTCCGCATGCTGGGCGACTACCTGAAGGACAAGTACGACAGCGCCTCCGAGATGGTGGTGGAGAAGCACCGCGAGTCCCGCGGCTGGGTGGAGACCCTACGCGTCAAGTACGCCTTCTTCAAGCACCCCACAGAGCGCGACCTGGTCTACTACGAGGGCTCGCCTAACTTCTGCGAGCCCAACCAGGAGACGGGCTCCTTCGGGACGCGGGACCGTGCCTGCAACGTGTCGTCGCACGGCATCGAGGGCTGCGACCTGCTGTGCTGCGGTCGCGGGCATAACACCCGGACTGAGAAGCGCAAGGAGAAGTGCCACTGCATCTTCCACTGGTGCTGCTACGTTAGCTGCCAGGAGTGCCTGCGCGTTTACGATGTACACACGTGCAAATGA
- the LOC133142593 gene encoding vesicle-fusing ATPase-like translates to MTTRLMQAARCPTDKLSLTNCAVINEKEPQLEQHVTVRNLTHKYVFTLKTHPSVNLGSIAFSLPQRKWAGLSIGQEVEVSNYTFDKSKQCIDSMMVEIDFLQKKNADSNPYDSDVMASDFLQQFNQQAFTAGQQFVFKFGDKPFDVLVKDMEGMDPSILKGDQTSLKKPKISIGLLLPNSQVIFEKAESSSMTLIGKSKTRGSHQSIISPDWNFEKMGIGGLDKEFSDIFRRAFASRVFPPDIVEQMGCKHVKGILLYGPPGCGKTLMARQIGKMLNAREPKIVNGPEILNKYVGESEANVRKLFADAEEEQKRLGANSGLHIIILDEIDAICKQRGSMAGSTGVHDTVVNQLLSKMDGVEQLNNILVIGMTNRPDLIDEALLRPGRLEVKMEIGLPDEKGRLQILNIHTAKMRQFKLMASDVDVKELAAETKNYSGAELEGLVRAAQSTAMNRHIKASNTVEVNIDTAEKLKVSRMDFMASLNNDIKPAFGTNQEDYGSYIMNGIVRWGDPVSAVLEDGELLVQQTKNSEHTPLVSVLLEGPPNSGKTALAAKIAEDSQFPFIKICSPDKMIGHSEIAKCQAIKKIFEDAYKSQLSCVVVDDIERLLDYVPIGPRFSNLVLQALLVLLKKPPPKGRKLLIIGTSSRKDVLQEMEMLNAFSTTVHVPNISTGEQLVEALELLGSFQEKERAAIANAVKGQRLWIGIRKLIILIEMAAQMDAHYRVSKFLGLLRDEGPMGSFVPM, encoded by the exons CTGATGCAAGCGGCGAGATGCCCGACGGATAAATTGTCCCTCACCAACTGTGCCGTCATCAACGAGAAGGAGCCACAGTTGGAGCA ACACGTGACTGTGCGCAACCTCACCCACAAGTACGTGTTCACCTTGAAGACGCACCCCAGCGTCAACTTGGGCAGCATCGCCTTCAGTCTCCCACAG AGAAAATGGGCCGGTCTGTCTATCGGACAAGAAGTAGAAG TCTCCAACTACACGTTTGACAAGTCCAAGCAATGCATCGACTCCATGATGGTGGAAATCGACTTCCTGCAGAAGAAGAACGCCGACAGCAATCCCTACGACTCGGATGTGATGGCCAGCGACTTTCTTCAGCAGTTTAACCAGCAGGCCTTCACCGCGGGACAGCAG TTTGTGTTTAAATTTGGCGATAAGCCATTTGATGTGCTGGTGAAAGATATGGAAGGTATGGACCCCAGCATCCTCAAGGGTGACCAGACCTCGCTTAAAAAACCAAAg ATTTCGATTGGCTTGTTGCTGCCAAACAGTCAGGTGATCTTTGAGAAAGCCGAGAGTTCGTCCATGACGCTGATTG GGAAATCCAAGACCAGAGGGTCTCACCAATCTATCATCAGTCCTGACTGGAACTTTGAGAAGATGGGCATCGGAGGCCTCGATAAGGAGTTTTCCGACATCTTCCGACGAGCTTTCGCCTCGCGCGTTTTCCCTCCAGATATCGTAGAACAGATGG GTTGCAAGCACGTGAAGGGCATCCTGCTCTACGGCCCGCCGGGCTGCGGCAAGACGCTGATGGCGCGGCAGATCGGCAAGATGCTCAACGCTCGCGAGCCCAAGATCGTCAACGGCCCCGAGATCCTCAACAAGTACGTGGGCGAGTCAGAGGCCAACGTGCGCAAGCTGTTTGCTGACGCCGAGGAGGAGCAGAAGAGG ctGGGCGCCAACAGCGGCCTGCACATCATCATCTTGGATGAGATCGACGCTATCTGCAAGCAGCGAGGGAGCATGGCGGGCAGCACGGGCGTGCACGACACGGTGGTTAACCAGCTTCTCTCCAAGATGGACGGCGTGGAGCAGCTCAACAACATCCTGGTCATTG GTATGACCAACAGGCCAGACCTGATCGACGAGGCTTTGCTGCGACCTGGAAGGCTAGAAGTCAAGATGGAGATCG GCTTGCCTGATGAGAAGGGTCGCCTTCAGATCCTCAACATCCACACGGCAAAGATGCGGCAGTTCAAGCTGATGGCCAGCGACGTGGATGTCAAGGAGTTGGCGGCGGAGACCAAAAACTACAGCGGGGCTGAGCTGGAGGGCCTGGTCAGGGCGGCGCAGTCCACTGCCATGAACAGACACATCAAG GCCAGCAACACAGTGGAGGTCAACATTGATACGGCGGAAAAGCTGAAAGTCAGCAGGATGGACTTCATGGCCTCGCTCAACAACGACATCAAACCT GCGTTCGGCACCAACCAGGAGGACTACGGCAGCTACATCATGAACGGCATCGTCCGTTGGGGTGACCCGGTGTCGGCCGTGCTGGAGGACGGTGAGCTGCTGGTGCAGCAGACAAAGAACAGCGAACATACACCGCTGGTGTCCGTGCTGCTGGAGG GTCCGCCAAACAGCGGGAAGACGGCGTTGGCGGCTAAGATCGCCGAAGACTCGCAGTTCCCTTTCATCAAGATCTGTTCACCTGACAAGATGATCGGACATTCGGAGATCGCCAAATGCCAGGCcattaaaaag ATATTCGAGGACGCCTACAAGTCTCAGCTGAGCTGCGTGGTGGTGGACGACATCGAGCGCTTGCTGG ACTACGTGCCCATCGGCCCTCGCTTCTCCAACCTGGTGCTGCAGGCTCTGCTGGTCCTCCTCAAGAAGCCTCCTCCCAAG GGTCGTAAATTGCTGATCATAGGCACCAGCAGTCGCAAAGACGTCCTCCAGGAAATGGAGATGCTCAATGCTTTCAGCACCACCGTCCACGTTCCCAACATCTCCACCGGCGAGCAGCTGGTCGAGGCCCTGgag CTGCTGGGAAGCTTCCAGGAGAAGGAGAGGGCGGCCATCGCCAACGCCGTCAAGGGCCAGCGCCTCTGGATCGGCATCAGGAAGTTAATCATCCTGATTGAGATGGCCGCGCAG ATGGACGCCCACTACAGAGTTAGCAAGTTCTTGGGTCTGCTGCGAGATGAGGGACC AATGGGTTCCTTTGTGCCAATGTAG